AATTACCGCTACCTTCTGACTCCAATCTTGCTTATAGGTTGTCTGCAAAGGGGCGATAAATCCTTCTATATCTGTGTTTGTCCCCACCCATTGGTTATTTTGGCGACTAACAGTATTCACAGCCCCTATCATTTGAGCAAGAGGGGTAATTTCTGAGAGCAGGGGCATGATTGCCTGTTTGTGCGGGATTGTAACACTAAAGCCGACAACACCAATAACGGCAAAGCCTGCGATCGCTACTTCTAAATTCTCTGGTGCTATGGGAAAGGGAAGATAAACATAATCTAATCCTAAATTAGCAATCGCAGCATTATGCATTGCTGGCGACAGCGAATGTTCTACCGGATGTCCAATTACCCCTAGCAGTTTGGTTTTACCCGTAATCAATTTGTCATTTGCCATTTGTCAATAAATCAGTAGTGATTTTTCCCTGCTCAATTCTTATAACGCAAGGATTCCAGTCTTTATTATCACTACATATTTACCAAATTCTTACACATCACGGGCTTTGAAAAAATTGTAAATGGCAAGCGCAATAGCTATAAGTAATACTGCATGAATTAAATTTCCAGCAATATGAAGTACTAATCCTAATGCCCAAAAAGCAACCAGTACAACAACAATACCCCAAAGTATACCTAACATATATTTACTTTTAGGAAAGTGATTTTTATTTGTTCACATATTTTATCGTCTAACTTGAGTTTTATCCTATTTACCTTAAGATAGATTGGGAAATTCAAATCATCTTTCTTAAGAAGTAATTTGAAAGCATTTATTGTTTTTGAATAGCTAGATTTATATACTTATACCATACATACAGGAGCAGCACTTTCAAAATTCAAAATTCAAAATTACAATCCCCATAAATAATTTTAGGCGCTTGTATCCTTTTCTTCTCAGGTCAAGGCTCAAGGGTCAAAAGTCAAAAGCTAACCCTCTGCTCTACACTACAATTATTAAAAGCTACTTAACAATTCTTTGAATCATGCAGGCAACTACAGCCCCCTCTACAACCCCAATTCCTGGTAAATATTGGCAGTGGCGCGGGCACAACGTTTACTATGTGCGTGCGGGAGAGAAGCAAGCGCAACGTCCGCCGTTGCTTTTGGTACATGGATTTGGTGCTTCCACAGACCACTGGCGCAAGAATATCACCGGATTGTGTCAAGATTTTGAAGTATTTGCGATCGATCTTTTAGGATTTGGGCGATCGGCAAAACCAAAATTGCAGTACAGTGGCGACTTGTGGCGCAACCAACTCCATGATTTTATCAGTGAAGTAATTGGTCAAAAAGCAGTATTAGCGGGTAATTCCCTTGGTGGCTACGCTGGCTTGTGTGTTGCAGCACAGCGTCCTGACAGTGCTGCTGGTTTAGTTTTGCTCAATAGCGCCGGGCCTTTTAGCGAAAGGCAGCCTACATCTGAGCCTGAAGCTTTACAATCAGAAATTCAGGTTCCCAAACAATCGGCTAATTTGCAAAAACTTCTTGGTGACGGCACTAAGTGGATTTTTCAACAACCTTTAGCGCAGTTTTTGTTATTTCAGTACGTGCGACAACGTTGGGTAATTCGCCAAACTCTAGAAAAAGTTTATCTTGACAAGAGTGCCATTACAGACCAATTAATAGAAGAAATTTCTCGCCCTGCTTACGATCCTGGTGCGTTGGATGTCTTTGTTTCAGTCTTTAGCACTCCTCAAGGGGAAAAAGTTGATGTGCTACTAAAGCAATTAACTTGTCCTCTATTAATGTTGTGGGGAGAAGCTGACCCTTGGATGAATGCTAGAGAACGTTCTCAAAAATTTCGTCAATATTATCCTGAACTCAGGGAACACTTTTTAACAGCCGGTCATTGTCCCCATGATGAAGTACCGGATAGAGTAAATCAACTTTTAGGCGATTGGGTTTTATCTATCAACAATTAATACTAACCTCTCACTGTCTTGAACTTTATTAAAGTCTGTCCCTCTGAGATTCCGAGAAGGATAGATTTTAGATAGTCAAACCAGGGAGAGGTCTTTTTATCTTTGGGAAAGTTTGCAACGAACTGGCTCCCCTTCTTCCTTATTTAAAACAATCCCTCCGATTCAGCGAATTTCCGCAAACGTGGTATACATTGGCGCTGATAAAAACTGCTTAACGTCGGAATTGACAAGCTAAACTCCTCAGATAATTCTTTCCAGCTAACTTCAGGGGGTAGGCGTTTAAGAATTAACACCTGACAATTCACATCTGGTCGTCCTTTAATACAAGTACGGCGCAGTTCTCCTTCAGAATCGGTCTGAGCCCATGTTTCCAAGTCTTCCAGAATGGGAGGTGCCTGGGGGCTAGCTGGGAGATTATCTACAGGATCGATTGTTTCGCTTGTTCCACCCGATGTAGACTGACGAACCCGAAGCGGCACTGTTGTGGCTTGTTCGCGGTTCTGGTTAATGTAAAAGTCTTGTAGTCTACGTTTTAGGTAAGCATTTAGCCAGGTGATGATACTCCCATAGTTGGGGTCATAGATTTGACCAGTCAAGCCATCACAAACATTGCGGCAGAAATACAACCAAGTTTGTTGTAGTGCATCTTGATAGTAGGGAGTACCTTCCCTCCAGAGTCTATTTGCTGTCAAGCGAATAATTTGCGTGAGCAGCTTCTGACGCTGAGGACTTCCAAGTGGGTGTCCACAGGCTTCGGTAACTAAGCGGCGTAGCTGTTCATCGAATTGAACCATGACAATCTTGAGGCAGAAAGCAAGAATATCTTAGTATTGCGTATAACAACGCCACAAAAAATTACCTTTCATCAAGATATTAGGAATTGGGAATGGTTTAATAATCAATAGTCCTTCTTCCCCTGCTCCCCCTGCTCTCTTCCCCCTGCTCCCTGCTCTCTTACTTCTTCCCCAGTCCGAAGTCGCCTCAATATAATCCCAGCCAAGAAAATAAATTTTCCCACCAGGAATATGTCAGATTACCAACACTCAGCTTCATCTTGTTGCGAATGTCTTGGATCTTCCAGTTTGTGAGTTTAGCCAGAGTTTGCGCCTCTTGTTCAAAACGCTTGGGCAAAGACCGCTTATACTCTCTACCCGCCTGACATTTGAGTTCTCCTTGGAACGGATGTTGTAAAACATAACGCCCTTGGAAAAATTCACTGTTAGCAGTTTGTTGGAATATCAAGTCTTCAGGGAATTTGTCGCGGGTGTAGCGGACATGCAACCGGGAGATGAAGACGCTAGTTCTCGGAAAGGGACGACGAAAGCTTGGGGATACTGGCACATCACTTGGAGAATTATCATCTAGCCAAAATACGCCTGCTTGCTTAAGCTCATCTGGGGTTAGAGGCTCGGCAGAACAGGGATCGCAACTACCCATATTCCAAGCGTATTCTAAAAAACCAACTTTCTTGTCTTCTTTGGTGTAGGCAGTTTGAAACATTGATTTGTAGAAGTCAGCAAATTCATCTTTGACAAATAAGGGAACATTTGTGTCGGAGGGGATTTTCACCGTCCGGTAGTTAGTGATTTCTGCCTGTCCTTGGGGTGAAAGGATGTAGACAATCAAATCCTGCTCTGTCGTGGCATTGATCATGCCTAAACGAATTGGCAGCATGAACTTAGGAGACTCGTAGGAAATTTGTAGCGGACGAAGGAACTGGTAGCCAGATTTTTCGAATTTATCTAAGTTGACTTTGGCAACAAAGAATTTCATTGAGGAGCGGATGTAAGGTTTTAGTAACTGTTTCGCACCTCTGGGGATTTTGTAGCCATTGCGTTTGAGCCAAGTTTCTAGTCCGCCAGATTCTTTAGCACTAAGGATCAAGATGTCGTATTCACCAACGTTGAAACGTGCTTCGACTGTTACACCCAAACTAGCATCACTGCTTCTCTTACGCGCTGACTCATTGCTTGCTGCTGGCGCTGGTGCTGCTGATAACTCTTGGGGGTAAACTGGGGCACAAGGATCTGGATCAAAATATTCAACCAATCGCGGCGCACTAAAAGCATCTAAGCGTTCGATAATCTTAGTTTCAGTCACACGAACTTGTTCTTTTTGCAGCACTGTTGGTACTGGTACTACCATTGCAAAATCTTTGACTTCGCCTTGAAAATCGTTTGCCATTGTTAGGACGGTGCGATCGCCATCTCGTGCTATCACCACCTGAGAAGCTTTGTTATACAGTTTTGTATCAGCTTTAGCTACATAAAATCCACAAAATGCCCAAGCTGCTGGTGCAAAGCAGAAAACAGCTACAATTGCCAACAATAATGGCGTTAAAAGCCGAAAAAACTTCATTATTTTATACCTCTATTTTTTTAATGTTGAGAGACGTTACATTGCAACGTCTCTACATCTGTTTCTCTTTCTTGCCAAGAAAACCTTGGGGCTAACCACAGAACATCTAACAGGATGGTCAATGGTGCAAAAGCAAACAGCGCCCAGAAAACTGCTGTGGAAATAAAGAAATAATTCCGCAGGATAAAAGTTAATCCGGCGATGCAGATTGCCCAAACTACACGCCCAATTCGGGAATTGGGGATCGATCGCGGATCTGTAATCATAAATAGGGCAAACAGCAGCAAAGATCCACTCATCAATCGGTGCCAGTAAACATCCCAAGTCCAACCCAGCCAAAGATTGCGAATCGCCTCTAGTAAGGAGTAGGAACCCAAAAAAGCTGCTGTGGTGTCCCAGCGACCAACGCGCTGCAAAATCATGCCGCCAGTACCGGCAAATAATAGCCCATACCACCACTCTTCACCCCATTGTCCCGGCGAAACCCAAGCATCGGGGGTCAAAAGCAAGGCAGATATGATGCCAAAATTGGTGGGATTAAAGAAATGCTTATCGCCGACTTGGAAGATAAATTTGCTAGCGATCGCAATTGCTGCGGCTATTGCCATTGTCGTCCAGCAATCAGCCCGCAATAACAGTCCCAGTCCTAGAGAGGTAATTAAAGCACTCCGAAGATTTGCCATTTGTTCTTTGCCAGTAACTAATGACAATATCCATTGGGTTGCTAGACTTGTGGCGATCGCTACCCCAATTAACTCTGGCCGCAGCGTCCAATCTCTTGTACCAATTCCCAATACTAGGAACAAGCCGAGAAATAGAATTTGATAATCTCGTATATCTTTGAGCAACATTAATCCTTCAATTCCGGGATTACCCGTAGATTTGTCATCAATCTAGACGAGTGCTAGCTCAAATAGTAATGCTGTTACAGATTTTGTTACAAAACTGACTTACCAGATGTAGATTTAATACAGTTTGGATAAGCATTTTTCACTTTCCTTGTGGTCTGGAGAAAGGGAAAGGGTTAAAGGGTAAAGGATGTATTCAAAATCTTTCCCCTGTTCCCAAACCGTATTGGATGTAGATTACCATTTAAGGACTTATGGTTGATTGCCAGAAGCGATGCCAAATAGCCCGTCGCAGACATCGCAGTTTCGCAAGCAACACCTATAAAAAGTTGTCAGCAGCGGATAAACGCAAATGCAGCTAGCTCCTCTATTCCCAATTTTCTATCGCATTCTCCAACCGAGTTTTCCCAATTGCCTTTGGGGTGGAAATCCCCATACTAAAGCGATCGCATTAACGTTTGATGATGGGCCCCATCCTCAATACACACCAGAAGTTTTGGCAGTATTGGATCGCTACAATATTACAGCTAGTTTTTTTTGGTTGGGTGTTTGCGTCAACCGTTCACCAGCGATCGCCAAAGCTGTTAGCGATCGCGGCCACTGGATCGGATTGCATGGCTACGATCATCGTTCTTTTCCCATGCTTTCCCTCAATGAATTGAAGGGCAGTTTAGAAAAAACCCAAGTTGCCATCTACAATGCCTGCAATCTACAACCTGAACAAGTACGGGATGTCCGTCCCCCCAATGGTTTATTTACACCTGCTACTTTAAAATTGTTTTCGCAGTGGAATTACCGTTCAGTTATGTGGAGCGTTGTACCAGAAGATTGGGTACGACCGGGTATCACCACTGTGGTAGAGCGAATTATGCAGCAGGTCAAAAATGGTTCACTGATTGTCTTGCATGATGGTGCTTGCGGTGGACAAGATGTTGCTGCCACAATCCAAATTCTTATTCCGCAACTGCTACAACAAGGTTATGAGTTTGTAACTGTTGATACTCTGTGGCAGCAAGCTAAGACTGACTAAAGTACTAGCTTGTCAAGTTAAATAAAACGTAAAGAAGTTACCTGAATTCATCCATTTTCTAGTTAGGAATATCAGCCTTTGGCGGCTGATATCCCAGTGGCTGATGTTAGTTTTTAGAGTTGATGTGAGGCTAGAAAAGCTTCAACTTCAGCATCTGTTGGTTGGGAAGCGATCGCACCTGGTTTAATGGTAGTCAATGCCCCAACAGCACTGGCATAAGTGACGATGCGTTTTGCAGTTTCAGCATCTCGCAAGCTGTGGATGCCGTAATGACTCAACTGGTGGATAAATCCTGCCAAAAAGCTATCTCCTGCACCAGTGGTATCAACTACGGGGATGGAAAAGGAAGGTAATTTGCCTTCGTTCTCACCCAGACAGTAGGTACAACCGTTTTCACCATCTGTTACTAATACTCCTTCAATTGAAGCCAAGCGGTAAGTAATGGCTCCAGGATCTGCGGTTTCAAATAGCCATTCAGCTTCTTCTTTGGAGAGTTTGAGGAAATCTACTCGCTTAAATAATTCTGGAATTTTTTGATGAGCGATTTTTGGCTCGTCCCAAAATACAGGCCGCCAATTGATATCTAGAACAATCTTCAGATCGTAATGTTCTGCTAACTCTAGGGCGCGGTAAATTGCCTGTTCACTTTCAGGATAGGCTAATTCCAAAGTACCCAAAACCAGAAAATCTGCCTCTTGAAACAGCGCATCTGGCAATTGTTTGGCTTGCAGGCGAGTATCGGCAAATTCTGCGGTGTCATACTGACCAAATCCGGCGAAGGTGCGATCGCCAGCCAGATCCCGTGTAACATAAACCTGCCGCGTTGGTGCTGTAGGGTGGCGTTGTACCCCCGTCGTATCTACACCTACATCTTGTAATAGCTTGACCAGTGCATTTCCTGGTTCATCTTCACCAACGGCTCCGATAAATCCTGCTGTCGTCCCCAGCTTGACTAAAGCACAGGCTACGTTAGCTGGTGCCCCTCCTGGATAGGGAGTCCAGGATTTAACTTCT
The Nostoc punctiforme PCC 73102 genome window above contains:
- a CDS encoding RnfABCDGE type electron transport complex subunit D; the encoded protein is MLLKDIRDYQILFLGLFLVLGIGTRDWTLRPELIGVAIATSLATQWILSLVTGKEQMANLRSALITSLGLGLLLRADCWTTMAIAAAIAIASKFIFQVGDKHFFNPTNFGIISALLLTPDAWVSPGQWGEEWWYGLLFAGTGGMILQRVGRWDTTAAFLGSYSLLEAIRNLWLGWTWDVYWHRLMSGSLLLFALFMITDPRSIPNSRIGRVVWAICIAGLTFILRNYFFISTAVFWALFAFAPLTILLDVLWLAPRFSWQERETDVETLQCNVSQH
- a CDS encoding alpha/beta fold hydrolase, which encodes MQATTAPSTTPIPGKYWQWRGHNVYYVRAGEKQAQRPPLLLVHGFGASTDHWRKNITGLCQDFEVFAIDLLGFGRSAKPKLQYSGDLWRNQLHDFISEVIGQKAVLAGNSLGGYAGLCVAAQRPDSAAGLVLLNSAGPFSERQPTSEPEALQSEIQVPKQSANLQKLLGDGTKWIFQQPLAQFLLFQYVRQRWVIRQTLEKVYLDKSAITDQLIEEISRPAYDPGALDVFVSVFSTPQGEKVDVLLKQLTCPLLMLWGEADPWMNARERSQKFRQYYPELREHFLTAGHCPHDEVPDRVNQLLGDWVLSINN
- a CDS encoding polysaccharide deacetylase family protein, with product MQLAPLFPIFYRILQPSFPNCLWGGNPHTKAIALTFDDGPHPQYTPEVLAVLDRYNITASFFWLGVCVNRSPAIAKAVSDRGHWIGLHGYDHRSFPMLSLNELKGSLEKTQVAIYNACNLQPEQVRDVRPPNGLFTPATLKLFSQWNYRSVMWSVVPEDWVRPGITTVVERIMQQVKNGSLIVLHDGACGGQDVAATIQILIPQLLQQGYEFVTVDTLWQQAKTD
- a CDS encoding lmo0937 family membrane protein encodes the protein MLGILWGIVVVLVAFWALGLVLHIAGNLIHAVLLIAIALAIYNFFKARDV
- a CDS encoding DUF2330 domain-containing protein; the encoded protein is MKFFRLLTPLLLAIVAVFCFAPAAWAFCGFYVAKADTKLYNKASQVVIARDGDRTVLTMANDFQGEVKDFAMVVPVPTVLQKEQVRVTETKIIERLDAFSAPRLVEYFDPDPCAPVYPQELSAAPAPAASNESARKRSSDASLGVTVEARFNVGEYDILILSAKESGGLETWLKRNGYKIPRGAKQLLKPYIRSSMKFFVAKVNLDKFEKSGYQFLRPLQISYESPKFMLPIRLGMINATTEQDLIVYILSPQGQAEITNYRTVKIPSDTNVPLFVKDEFADFYKSMFQTAYTKEDKKVGFLEYAWNMGSCDPCSAEPLTPDELKQAGVFWLDDNSPSDVPVSPSFRRPFPRTSVFISRLHVRYTRDKFPEDLIFQQTANSEFFQGRYVLQHPFQGELKCQAGREYKRSLPKRFEQEAQTLAKLTNWKIQDIRNKMKLSVGNLTYSWWENLFSWLGLY
- a CDS encoding carbohydrate kinase family protein, encoding MSNSRVLCLGEILFDCLADQLGLKLEEVKSWTPYPGGAPANVACALVKLGTTAGFIGAVGEDEPGNALVKLLQDVGVDTTGVQRHPTAPTRQVYVTRDLAGDRTFAGFGQYDTAEFADTRLQAKQLPDALFQEADFLVLGTLELAYPESEQAIYRALELAEHYDLKIVLDINWRPVFWDEPKIAHQKIPELFKRVDFLKLSKEEAEWLFETADPGAITYRLASIEGVLVTDGENGCTYCLGENEGKLPSFSIPVVDTTGAGDSFLAGFIHQLSHYGIHSLRDAETAKRIVTYASAVGALTTIKPGAIASQPTDAEVEAFLASHQL